A genomic stretch from Streptomyces sp. QL37 includes:
- a CDS encoding biotin carboxylase N-terminal domain-containing protein has translation MITALLVANRGEIACRIFRTCRELGISTVAVYSDADAGALHVREADTAVRLPGTAPADTYLRGDLVVAAAHASGADAVHPGYGFLSENAGFAQAVLDAGLVWVGPPVKAIELMASKTRAKELMAAADVPLLAPVDPASATVADLPLLLKAAAGGGGRGMRIVRELAALPAELTAASAEAASAFGDGEVFAEPYVERGRHVEVQVMADGQGTVWALGTRDCSLQRRHQKVIEEAPAPGLDDGLRRTLHDAAAAAAQAVGYRGAGTVEFLVSAEGRPYFLEMNTRLQVEHPVTEAVFGLDLVALQLRVAEGEALPAAAPPEPAGHAVEARLYAEDPARDWQPQTGALLTFDVPDEPGIRLDTGYTGGDTVGVHYDPMLAKVIAHAPTRTEAVRLLARALERARIHGPVTNRELLVRSLRHPDFTEVRLDTGFYDRNLAALTAATPGHEEARRLAATAAAIAAAAGAGSGPGPARLGAWRNLASQPQTRSYRAEPDGTAYEIAYRTGRDGTPAPGSGERVLAARPDAVTLETAGVTRHFTVTTHGDRAYVDTAAGSYAFTALPRFTDPAERTEPGSLLAPMPGTVVRLADGLGPGAAVEAGQPLIWLEAMKMEHRILAPASGTLTALHATPGLQVEVGALLAVVQDAPAPAPAHQEETTP, from the coding sequence ATGATCACCGCACTGCTTGTCGCCAACCGGGGCGAGATCGCCTGCCGGATCTTCCGCACCTGCCGTGAGCTGGGCATCTCCACGGTCGCCGTGTACTCCGACGCGGACGCCGGCGCCCTGCACGTCCGGGAGGCCGACACCGCCGTACGCCTGCCGGGCACCGCACCCGCCGACACGTATCTGCGGGGCGACCTCGTCGTCGCCGCCGCGCACGCTTCGGGCGCCGACGCCGTGCATCCGGGATACGGCTTCCTCTCGGAGAACGCCGGGTTCGCCCAGGCCGTGCTGGACGCCGGCCTCGTCTGGGTGGGGCCGCCGGTCAAGGCCATCGAGCTGATGGCGTCCAAGACGCGCGCCAAGGAACTGATGGCCGCCGCCGACGTCCCCCTGCTCGCCCCGGTCGACCCGGCGAGCGCCACCGTCGCCGATCTGCCCCTGCTGCTGAAGGCGGCGGCGGGCGGCGGCGGGCGCGGGATGCGGATCGTGCGGGAACTGGCCGCGCTGCCCGCCGAGTTGACCGCTGCCTCCGCCGAAGCCGCGTCCGCCTTCGGGGACGGCGAGGTCTTCGCCGAGCCGTACGTCGAGCGAGGCCGCCACGTCGAGGTCCAGGTCATGGCCGACGGCCAGGGCACGGTCTGGGCGCTCGGCACCCGTGACTGCTCGCTCCAGCGCCGCCACCAGAAGGTCATCGAGGAGGCCCCCGCACCCGGCCTCGACGACGGGCTGCGCCGGACGCTGCACGACGCCGCCGCCGCCGCGGCGCAAGCGGTGGGCTACCGGGGCGCGGGGACCGTCGAGTTCCTCGTGTCGGCCGAAGGGCGCCCGTACTTCTTGGAGATGAACACCCGGCTCCAGGTCGAACACCCCGTCACCGAAGCGGTGTTCGGCCTCGACCTCGTCGCCCTGCAACTCCGCGTCGCGGAGGGCGAGGCCCTGCCCGCCGCCGCACCACCGGAGCCTGCCGGGCACGCCGTCGAGGCCCGGCTCTACGCCGAGGACCCGGCGCGTGACTGGCAGCCACAGACCGGAGCACTGCTCACATTCGACGTGCCCGACGAACCCGGCATCCGTCTCGACACCGGTTACACCGGCGGCGACACCGTCGGGGTGCACTACGACCCGATGCTCGCCAAGGTCATCGCCCACGCCCCGACCCGCACGGAAGCCGTACGCCTCCTCGCCCGCGCCCTGGAACGCGCCCGTATCCACGGCCCGGTCACCAACCGGGAGCTGCTCGTACGCTCCCTGCGCCACCCGGACTTCACCGAGGTCCGCCTCGACACCGGCTTCTACGACCGGAACCTGGCGGCCCTGACCGCCGCCACCCCCGGCCACGAGGAGGCCCGCCGTCTCGCCGCCACCGCCGCCGCGATCGCGGCAGCCGCGGGAGCGGGCAGCGGTCCGGGCCCCGCCCGCCTCGGCGCCTGGCGCAACCTCGCCTCGCAGCCGCAGACCAGGAGCTACCGCGCCGAGCCCGACGGCACCGCGTACGAGATCGCCTACCGCACGGGCCGGGACGGCACCCCGGCCCCCGGGAGCGGTGAGCGGGTCCTCGCCGCCCGCCCCGACGCGGTCACCCTCGAAACCGCGGGCGTCACCCGGCACTTCACCGTCACCACCCACGGCGACCGGGCGTACGTGGACACGGCCGCAGGCTCGTACGCCTTCACCGCCCTGCCCCGCTTCACCGACCCCGCCGAACGCACCGAGCCCGGCTCCCTGCTCGCCCCCATGCCCGGCACCGTCGTGCGCCTCGCCGACGGGCTCGGGCCCGGTGCGGCCGTCGAGGCCGGGCAGCCGCTGATCTGGCTGGAGGCGATGAAGATGGAGCACCGCATCCTCGCCCCCGCCTCCGGCACCCTCACCGCGCTCCACGCCACCCCCGGCCTCCAGGTCGAGGTCGGCGCACTGCTCGCCGTCGTACAGGACGCCCCGGCGCCCGCACCCGCGCACCAGGAGGAGACGACCCCATGA
- a CDS encoding acyl-CoA dehydrogenase, whose product MSTVLETEEHKALRAAVAALGRRFGRDYSTGLARKGEHPRELWEEAGKLGYLGVNLPEEYGGGGGGMAELSIVLEELGAAGSPLLMMVVSPAICGTVIARFGTEEQKRAWLPGLSDGSLTMSFGITEPDAGSNSHRITTTARRDGEEWVLSGRKVFISGVDISDATLIVGRTEDARSGSLKPCLFIVPRDAPGFSRTQIDMELQAAEKQFELVLDDVRLPADALVGEEADTGLLQLFAGLNPERIMGAAFAIGMGRYAVERAVDYAKTRTVWKGAPIGAHQAIAHPLAQAHIELELSRLMMQKAARLYDDGDDIGAGEAANMAKYAAAEACVRAVDQAVHTLGGNGLTREYGLASLITAARVSRIAPVSREMILNYVSHQTLGLPKSY is encoded by the coding sequence ATGAGCACCGTCCTCGAAACCGAAGAGCACAAGGCCCTCCGCGCCGCCGTAGCCGCACTCGGCAGGCGCTTCGGCCGCGACTACAGCACCGGCCTGGCCCGCAAGGGCGAGCACCCCCGCGAACTCTGGGAAGAGGCGGGCAAGCTCGGCTACCTCGGCGTCAACCTCCCCGAGGAGTACGGCGGCGGGGGAGGCGGCATGGCCGAGCTCTCCATCGTCCTGGAGGAGCTCGGGGCCGCCGGAAGCCCCCTGCTCATGATGGTCGTCTCCCCGGCGATCTGCGGCACCGTCATCGCCCGCTTCGGCACCGAGGAGCAGAAACGGGCCTGGCTCCCGGGCCTCTCCGACGGCTCCCTGACCATGTCCTTCGGCATCACCGAGCCCGACGCCGGCTCCAACTCCCACCGCATCACCACCACGGCCCGACGGGACGGGGAGGAGTGGGTCCTCAGCGGACGCAAGGTCTTCATCTCCGGCGTCGACATCTCCGACGCCACCCTGATCGTCGGCCGCACCGAGGACGCGAGGTCCGGCAGCCTCAAGCCCTGCCTCTTCATCGTCCCCCGCGACGCCCCGGGCTTCTCCCGCACACAGATCGACATGGAGCTCCAGGCTGCGGAGAAGCAGTTCGAGCTGGTCCTCGACGACGTACGGCTGCCCGCCGACGCGCTCGTCGGCGAGGAGGCGGACACGGGTCTGCTCCAGCTCTTCGCCGGGCTGAACCCCGAGCGCATCATGGGCGCCGCCTTCGCCATCGGCATGGGCCGCTACGCCGTCGAACGGGCCGTGGACTACGCGAAGACCCGCACCGTCTGGAAGGGCGCGCCCATCGGCGCCCACCAGGCCATCGCCCACCCGCTCGCCCAGGCCCACATAGAGCTCGAACTCTCCCGGCTGATGATGCAGAAGGCCGCCAGGCTCTACGACGACGGCGACGACATCGGCGCCGGAGAGGCCGCCAACATGGCGAAGTACGCCGCCGCCGAAGCCTGTGTCAGGGCCGTCGACCAGGCCGTCCACACCCTCGGCGGCAACGGCCTCACCCGCGAGTACGGGCTCGCCTCCCTCATCACGGCGGCGCGTGTCTCCCGTATCGCGCCGGTCAGCCGCGAAATGATCCTGAACTACGTCTCCCACCAGACCCTGGGCCTGCCGAAGTCGTACTGA
- a CDS encoding 4-coumarate--CoA ligase family protein has product MVFHSEYADVQPLEKPIHEAVLGNAPDFGDTPALIDGTNGMTVTYGQLDTFHRRIAAHLAAAGLRKGDVLALHSPNTIAYPPVFYGATRAGATVTTIHPLATPEEFAKQLGDSGARWIVTVSPLLDVARRAAELAGGIEEIYVCDQAEGHTSVLDMLGSTAPEPDIAFDPAEDIAVLPYSSGTTGTPKGVMLTHRSIATNLEQLRPLVPLGERERILAVLPFFHIYGLTALMNGPLRYGATVVVLPRFDLTQFLETIQTHRITGLYVAPPIVLALAKHPLVGDYDLSSVEYIVSAAAPLDDRLAAACSTRLGVPAVRQAYGMTELSPGTHVVPLDAENPPPGTVGKLLPGTEMRIVSLTDPGTDVRDGTDGEILIRGPQVMKGYLGRPDATAAMIDEEGWLHTGDVGRVDADGWLYVVDRVKELIKYKGYQVAPADLEALLLTHPSIADAAVIGVHDTDGNEIPKAYLVRRPEAEDLTEDDVIAYVAERVSPYKKVRRAEFIEAVPRAVSGKILRRELRDREKTR; this is encoded by the coding sequence ATGGTGTTCCACAGCGAGTACGCAGACGTCCAGCCCCTCGAAAAGCCCATCCACGAAGCCGTCCTCGGCAACGCCCCGGACTTCGGTGACACCCCCGCCCTGATCGACGGGACCAACGGGATGACCGTCACCTACGGCCAGCTCGACACCTTCCACCGGCGCATCGCCGCCCACCTCGCCGCGGCGGGCCTGCGCAAGGGCGACGTCCTCGCCCTGCACAGCCCCAACACCATCGCCTACCCGCCCGTCTTCTACGGGGCGACCCGGGCCGGCGCCACCGTCACGACCATCCACCCGCTGGCCACACCCGAGGAGTTCGCCAAACAGCTGGGGGACTCGGGCGCCCGCTGGATCGTCACCGTCTCCCCGCTCCTCGACGTCGCCCGCCGGGCCGCCGAACTCGCGGGCGGCATCGAGGAGATCTACGTCTGCGACCAGGCCGAGGGCCACACCTCCGTACTCGACATGCTGGGCTCCACCGCCCCCGAGCCCGACATCGCCTTCGACCCGGCCGAGGACATCGCCGTACTCCCGTACTCCTCAGGCACCACGGGCACCCCCAAGGGCGTCATGCTCACCCACCGCTCCATCGCCACCAACCTGGAGCAGCTGCGGCCGCTCGTCCCTCTCGGCGAACGCGAACGCATCCTGGCGGTGCTGCCCTTCTTCCACATCTACGGGCTGACCGCCCTCATGAACGGGCCGCTGCGCTACGGCGCCACCGTCGTCGTCCTGCCCCGCTTCGACCTCACGCAGTTCCTCGAAACGATCCAGACCCACCGCATCACCGGCCTGTACGTCGCCCCGCCCATCGTCCTGGCCCTCGCCAAGCACCCGCTCGTCGGCGACTACGACCTCTCCTCGGTGGAGTACATCGTCAGCGCCGCCGCCCCGCTGGACGACCGGCTCGCCGCCGCCTGTTCCACCCGGCTCGGCGTGCCCGCCGTGCGACAGGCCTACGGGATGACGGAACTCTCGCCCGGCACCCATGTCGTCCCCCTCGACGCGGAGAACCCGCCGCCCGGCACGGTCGGCAAGCTGCTGCCCGGAACCGAGATGCGGATCGTCTCGCTCACCGACCCCGGCACCGACGTCCGCGACGGAACCGACGGCGAGATCCTCATCCGCGGCCCCCAGGTGATGAAGGGCTACCTCGGCCGCCCCGACGCCACCGCCGCCATGATCGACGAGGAGGGCTGGCTGCACACCGGGGACGTCGGCCGCGTCGACGCGGACGGCTGGCTGTACGTCGTCGACCGGGTCAAGGAACTCATCAAGTACAAGGGCTACCAGGTCGCCCCCGCCGACCTGGAGGCACTCCTCCTGACCCACCCCTCGATCGCCGACGCCGCCGTCATCGGCGTCCACGACACCGACGGCAACGAGATCCCCAAGGCCTACCTGGTGCGCCGGCCGGAAGCGGAGGACCTCACGGAGGACGACGTCATCGCGTACGTCGCCGAACGCGTCTCCCCGTACAAGAAGGTCAGACGGGCCGAGTTCATCGAGGCGGTGCCCCGCGCGGTGTCCGGCAAGATCCTGCGGCGCGAGCTGCGCGACCGGGAGAAGACGCGATGA
- a CDS encoding enoyl-CoA hydratase family protein translates to MTLAPPAHDRGITTLTLDSPASRNALSARLVGELTEALAGCAADDTVRAVVLTHTGNTFCAGADLTAPPEPAAFVALMRAVVALPKPVVARVTGHVRAGGLGLLGACDISVAGPESSFALTESRLGLAPAVISLPLLPRLDPRAATRYYLTGERFDAVEAARTGVVTMAAEDVDKALVPVLDGLRRASPQGLKASKELVTATVLKSFDSHAEDLIARSAALFASDEAREGMTAFLERRDPAWVL, encoded by the coding sequence ATGACCCTGGCACCCCCGGCCCACGACCGCGGAATCACCACCCTCACCCTCGACTCGCCGGCCAGCCGCAACGCGCTCTCGGCCCGTCTCGTCGGCGAGCTGACCGAGGCCCTGGCCGGCTGCGCGGCCGACGACACCGTCCGCGCCGTCGTCCTCACCCACACCGGCAACACGTTCTGCGCCGGCGCCGACCTGACCGCACCGCCCGAACCGGCGGCGTTCGTCGCCCTGATGCGGGCGGTCGTCGCCCTCCCCAAGCCCGTCGTCGCCCGGGTCACCGGGCACGTCCGGGCCGGGGGCCTCGGGCTCCTCGGGGCGTGCGACATATCCGTGGCGGGCCCGGAGTCCTCCTTCGCCCTCACCGAATCGCGCCTGGGCCTCGCCCCCGCCGTGATCTCCCTGCCGCTGCTGCCCCGCCTCGACCCGCGCGCCGCCACCCGCTACTACCTCACCGGTGAACGCTTCGACGCGGTGGAAGCGGCCCGTACCGGGGTCGTCACCATGGCCGCCGAGGACGTGGACAAGGCGCTCGTACCGGTACTCGACGGACTGCGCAGGGCGTCACCCCAGGGGCTGAAGGCATCGAAGGAGCTGGTCACGGCTACTGTGCTGAAGAGTTTCGACAGTCACGCCGAAGACCTCATCGCCCGCTCGGCAGCGCTCTTCGCCTCCGACGAAGCACGGGAGGGGATGACGGCCTTCCTGGAACGACGGGATCCCGCATGGGTGCTGTGA
- a CDS encoding TetR/AcrR family transcriptional regulator, protein MGAVTPPKQDRSRATRQRLLASAVACLAERGWAGSTVSVVAEHAGVSRGAAQHHFPTREDLFTGAVEYVAEERSAALRALPVQGRAEVVAALVDLYTGPLFRAALQLWVAASNEDQLRPRVTELEARVGRETHRIAVELLGADETRPGVRETVQGLLDMARGLGLANLLTDDTARRRRVVTQWTTLLDDTLG, encoded by the coding sequence ATGGGTGCTGTGACGCCCCCGAAGCAGGACAGGAGCCGCGCCACCCGGCAGCGGCTCCTGGCATCGGCGGTCGCCTGCCTCGCCGAACGCGGCTGGGCAGGCTCCACCGTATCCGTCGTCGCCGAACACGCCGGGGTCTCGCGAGGCGCCGCCCAGCACCACTTCCCCACCCGGGAGGACCTGTTCACCGGCGCCGTCGAGTACGTCGCCGAGGAACGCTCCGCCGCGCTGCGCGCCCTGCCCGTACAGGGCCGCGCCGAGGTCGTGGCCGCGCTCGTCGACCTGTACACCGGGCCGCTCTTCCGCGCCGCGCTCCAGCTCTGGGTCGCCGCGTCGAACGAGGACCAGCTCCGGCCCCGCGTCACCGAACTCGAAGCACGGGTGGGCCGCGAGACACACCGCATCGCCGTCGAACTCCTCGGCGCCGACGAGACCCGGCCCGGGGTACGCGAGACGGTGCAGGGCCTCCTCGACATGGCCCGGGGCCTGGGCCTCGCCAACCTGCTGACGGACGACACGGCGCGGCGCCGCCGTGTCGTCACCCAGTGGACGACCCTCCTGGACGACACCCTCGGCTGA
- a CDS encoding citrate synthase 2: MSDFVPGLEGVVAFETEIAEPDKEGGSLRYRGVDIEDLVGHVSFGNVWGLLVDGAFNPGLPPAEPFPIPVHSGDIRVDVQSALAMLAPVWGLKPLLDIDEQTARDDLARAAVMALSYVAQSARGQGLPMVPQSEIDKAESVVERFMIRWRGEPDPKHVKAVDAYWTSAAEHGMNASTFTARVIASTGADVSAALSGAVGAMSGPLHGGAPSRVLGMIEEIERTGDARAYVRQALDKGERLMGFGHRVYRAEDPRARVLRRTARELAAPRFEVAEALEKAALEELHARRPDRVLATNVEFWAAIVLDFAEVPAHMFTSMFSCARTAGWSAHILEQKRTGRLVRPSATYVGPGTRNPRSIQGYDQLPNLGN, encoded by the coding sequence ATGTCCGACTTCGTACCCGGACTTGAAGGAGTCGTCGCGTTCGAGACGGAGATCGCCGAGCCCGACAAGGAAGGCGGATCGCTCCGTTATCGCGGCGTCGACATCGAGGACCTCGTCGGCCATGTGTCGTTCGGCAACGTCTGGGGTCTGCTGGTGGACGGGGCGTTCAACCCCGGGCTGCCGCCCGCCGAACCGTTCCCGATCCCCGTGCACTCCGGCGACATCCGCGTCGACGTGCAGTCCGCGCTGGCCATGCTGGCGCCGGTGTGGGGCCTGAAACCGCTGCTCGACATCGACGAGCAGACCGCCCGTGACGACCTGGCGCGGGCGGCCGTGATGGCCCTGTCGTACGTCGCCCAGTCGGCCCGTGGCCAGGGACTGCCGATGGTTCCGCAGAGCGAGATCGACAAGGCGGAGTCCGTGGTGGAGCGGTTCATGATCCGCTGGCGCGGCGAGCCGGACCCGAAGCACGTCAAGGCCGTCGACGCCTACTGGACGTCGGCCGCCGAGCACGGGATGAACGCCTCCACGTTCACCGCCCGCGTCATCGCGTCGACCGGCGCGGACGTCTCGGCGGCGCTGTCCGGGGCGGTGGGCGCGATGTCGGGCCCGCTGCACGGCGGGGCGCCGTCCCGCGTGCTCGGGATGATCGAGGAGATCGAGCGGACGGGTGACGCCAGGGCGTACGTGAGGCAGGCGCTGGACAAGGGCGAGCGCCTGATGGGCTTCGGCCACCGCGTCTACCGCGCCGAGGACCCCCGGGCCCGCGTCCTGCGCCGCACGGCCCGTGAGCTGGCCGCCCCGCGCTTCGAGGTGGCGGAGGCCCTGGAGAAGGCGGCCCTGGAGGAGCTCCACGCCCGCCGCCCGGACCGTGTCCTGGCGACGAACGTCGAGTTCTGGGCGGCGATCGTGCTGGACTTCGCGGAGGTCCCGGCGCACATGTTCACGTCGATGTTCAGCTGCGCCCGTACGGCCGGCTGGTCGGCGCACATCCTGGAGCAGAAGCGCACCGGCCGCCTGGTGCGCCCCTCGGCGACATACGTCGGCCCCGGCACACGGAACCCCCGCTCAATCCAGGGATACGACCAACTGCCAAACCTGGGAAACTGA
- the pdxH gene encoding pyridoxamine 5'-phosphate oxidase — MREQYRSEDFVEQDLAADPMDQFAHWFRQVAGGGALHEPNAMVVSTADSRGRPSSRTVLLKHYDERGFVFFTNYGSRKGRELTANPYVSLLFPWHPLARQVVVTGTAARVGREETVAYFRTRPHGSQLGAWASEQSTVAGSRQELVDRYEELAARYPEGEKVPAPPQWGGFRVVPDAIEFWQGRENRLHDRLRYVRESPAADWRVERLCP; from the coding sequence ATGCGCGAGCAGTACCGCTCGGAGGACTTCGTCGAGCAGGACCTCGCCGCCGACCCCATGGACCAGTTCGCGCACTGGTTCCGCCAGGTCGCAGGGGGCGGCGCGCTCCACGAGCCGAACGCGATGGTGGTCTCCACGGCCGATTCCCGGGGGCGGCCGTCCTCCCGGACCGTGCTGCTGAAGCACTACGACGAGCGCGGCTTCGTCTTCTTCACCAACTACGGATCCCGCAAGGGCCGCGAGCTGACGGCGAACCCGTACGTCTCGCTGCTCTTCCCCTGGCACCCGCTCGCCCGCCAGGTCGTCGTCACGGGCACCGCGGCCCGCGTCGGGCGCGAGGAGACCGTCGCGTACTTCCGTACCCGCCCCCACGGCTCCCAGCTGGGCGCCTGGGCCAGCGAGCAGTCGACGGTGGCCGGCTCCCGCCAGGAGCTGGTCGACCGCTACGAGGAGCTCGCCGCCCGCTACCCCGAGGGCGAGAAGGTGCCGGCGCCGCCGCAGTGGGGCGGATTCCGCGTCGTACCGGACGCGATCGAATTCTGGCAGGGCCGCGAGAACCGGCTGCACGACAGGCTGCGCTACGTCCGGGAGAGCCCGGCGGCGGACTGGCGGGTGGAGCGGCTCTGCCCGTGA
- a CDS encoding TetR/AcrR family transcriptional regulator, whose translation MDSDDRPAASRPRRGPHRDPDAHEAVLAATRELVAELGYKGVTMERIASRAGVARMTVYRWWPNKAAVITEAVADRLAPGPAPDTGDVREDALLWLRGLVRTLTLLGDPSVVTGALTERGEPGRAELRDLLKAHAEPAARLMRNGVAGGRLPEDLPLDAIVDSWVGYVVYRTVFLGQEIAEADLLDLVRLLPPPPGPSGGEAG comes from the coding sequence GTGGACAGTGACGACCGCCCCGCAGCCTCCCGCCCCCGGCGCGGCCCCCACCGGGACCCGGACGCCCACGAGGCCGTGCTGGCGGCCACGCGCGAGCTGGTGGCCGAGCTCGGCTACAAGGGCGTGACGATGGAACGCATCGCCTCGCGGGCCGGGGTGGCCCGGATGACGGTCTACCGCTGGTGGCCGAACAAGGCGGCGGTGATCACCGAAGCGGTCGCGGACCGGCTCGCCCCGGGCCCGGCCCCCGACACGGGCGACGTACGCGAGGACGCGCTGCTCTGGCTGCGGGGCCTGGTGCGCACCCTGACCCTGCTCGGCGACCCCAGTGTCGTGACGGGCGCGCTGACCGAGCGCGGGGAGCCCGGCCGGGCCGAGCTGCGGGACCTGCTCAAGGCCCACGCCGAACCGGCCGCCCGGCTGATGCGGAACGGCGTGGCCGGGGGCCGGCTGCCGGAGGATCTGCCGCTGGACGCGATCGTGGACAGCTGGGTCGGTTACGTCGTGTACCGGACGGTCTTCCTGGGCCAGGAGATCGCCGAGGCCGACCTCCTGGACCTCGTACGCCTCCTGCCGCCCCCTCCCGGGCCGTCCGGCGGGGAGGCGGGCTGA
- a CDS encoding SDR family oxidoreductase, giving the protein MEDRFSGKVVLITGGGSGLGRSAAVRVASEGARLALVDISEQGLVDTAAEVERTAPGTEVLRITADVSSEDDVRRYVSATVEAYGRIDGFFNNAGIEGKQNLTEEYGADEFDRVVSINLRGVFLGLKYVLPVMKGQGSGSVVNTASVGGIRGVGNQSGYAAAKHGVVGLTRNSGVEYGRFGVSVKAIAPGAIMTPMVEASLKQIDADNWEQAGEAFVSVNPMKRFGRPEEVGHLVAFLLSEESGFINATVVPIDGGQSEQY; this is encoded by the coding sequence ATGGAAGACCGGTTCAGCGGCAAGGTCGTCCTCATCACCGGCGGCGGCTCCGGTCTCGGCCGCTCGGCAGCCGTACGGGTCGCGTCCGAAGGCGCCAGGCTGGCGCTCGTCGACATCAGCGAGCAGGGCCTCGTGGACACGGCGGCCGAGGTGGAGAGGACCGCGCCCGGCACGGAGGTCCTGCGGATCACCGCCGACGTGAGCTCCGAGGACGACGTGCGGCGGTACGTCTCCGCCACGGTCGAGGCGTACGGCCGTATCGACGGCTTCTTCAACAACGCGGGCATCGAGGGCAAGCAGAACCTCACGGAGGAGTACGGCGCCGACGAGTTCGACCGCGTCGTGTCGATCAACCTCCGCGGGGTCTTCCTCGGCCTCAAGTACGTGCTGCCGGTCATGAAGGGCCAGGGCTCCGGCTCGGTCGTGAACACGGCGTCCGTCGGTGGCATACGGGGCGTGGGCAACCAGTCCGGATACGCGGCGGCCAAGCACGGCGTCGTCGGCCTCACCCGGAACTCCGGTGTCGAGTACGGCCGGTTCGGCGTCTCCGTCAAGGCGATCGCCCCCGGCGCCATCATGACCCCCATGGTCGAGGCGTCGCTCAAGCAGATCGACGCGGACAACTGGGAGCAGGCCGGCGAGGCCTTCGTCAGCGTCAACCCGATGAAGCGCTTCGGCAGGCCGGAGGAGGTCGGCCACCTGGTCGCGTTCCTGCTCTCCGAGGAGTCCGGCTTCATCAACGCCACGGTCGTCCCGATCGACGGCGGCCAGTCCGAGCAGTACTGA
- a CDS encoding PAS domain-containing protein produces the protein MSASRSTGTTDALGPDEDPGPEASAVAIPGSRLLAALLDGMDAALCAFDAHGTITHWNREAERILGWTAAEAVGRRGFAGWAVRSADAGDVQGRLLAAMDAPGRQVHEFALLRKDGGRVLVRTQSSGVRGEDGKPAGVYCAFSEVHAQIDLERSIALSEALFEDASWGVVAVDVDLRPTVVNAYAARALGGGRTTLLGRPLGELIVQGVEDLEGALQHVLAEGAPSAPAELWVTLRTAEGERRRCWRSGFLRLASPLAEEPVPLGVGWLFRDVTAAKLAEQDADRVRFRANQLHRAARQAAECEDPMEAATTSLDYALAGFADHVVVDLMAELAVGERLVRAASTPPDAPGPCLPVSGGPLPVRYAPGHPALQAVERTGSVRAVAPTGAGEAWAVEHQWPGDSAHALCAVLRSRGRTLGVVTFLRAANRGAFERPDVMYAESVAVRVASAVDLARLTAGQEPV, from the coding sequence GTGAGTGCTTCCAGAAGCACCGGGACCACCGACGCGCTCGGCCCCGACGAGGACCCCGGGCCCGAGGCCTCGGCGGTGGCGATCCCGGGGTCCCGGCTTCTCGCCGCGCTGCTCGACGGCATGGACGCCGCGCTCTGCGCGTTCGACGCCCACGGCACCATCACCCACTGGAACCGTGAGGCCGAGCGCATCCTCGGCTGGACCGCGGCCGAGGCCGTGGGGCGGCGCGGTTTCGCGGGGTGGGCCGTGCGGAGCGCGGACGCGGGGGACGTGCAGGGGCGGCTCCTGGCGGCCATGGACGCGCCGGGGCGGCAGGTCCACGAATTCGCGCTGCTGCGCAAGGACGGCGGGCGCGTACTCGTGCGGACCCAGTCGTCCGGGGTGCGGGGCGAGGACGGGAAGCCCGCCGGGGTGTACTGCGCGTTCAGCGAGGTGCACGCGCAGATCGATCTGGAGCGGTCCATCGCGCTCAGCGAGGCCCTGTTCGAGGACGCGTCCTGGGGCGTCGTCGCCGTGGACGTCGACCTGCGTCCGACCGTGGTCAACGCGTACGCCGCCCGGGCACTGGGCGGCGGGCGTACGACGCTGCTGGGGCGTCCGCTGGGTGAGCTGATCGTGCAGGGTGTCGAGGACCTGGAGGGGGCGCTGCAGCATGTCCTCGCCGAGGGCGCGCCGTCCGCCCCGGCCGAGCTGTGGGTGACCCTGCGGACCGCCGAGGGGGAGCGGCGCCGCTGCTGGCGCAGCGGGTTCCTGAGGCTGGCCTCACCGCTGGCGGAGGAGCCCGTCCCGCTGGGGGTCGGCTGGCTGTTCCGGGACGTCACGGCGGCGAAGCTCGCGGAGCAGGACGCGGACCGGGTGCGTTTCCGCGCCAACCAGCTGCACCGCGCCGCGCGCCAGGCGGCGGAGTGCGAGGACCCCATGGAGGCGGCGACCACGTCGCTGGACTACGCCCTGGCGGGGTTCGCCGACCATGTGGTGGTCGACCTGATGGCGGAGCTGGCGGTGGGGGAGAGGCTCGTACGGGCCGCGTCCACGCCGCCCGACGCGCCGGGTCCGTGTCTGCCGGTCTCCGGCGGCCCGCTCCCGGTGCGGTACGCGCCGGGGCACCCGGCCCTCCAGGCCGTGGAGCGTACGGGTTCCGTGCGCGCCGTCGCGCCGACGGGTGCGGGTGAGGCGTGGGCGGTGGAGCACCAGTGGCCGGGGGACTCGGCGCACGCCCTGTGCGCGGTGCTGCGGAGCCGGGGCCGGACGCTGGGTGTGGTGACGTTCCTGCGCGCGGCGAACCGGGGCGCGTTCGAGCGGCCCGACGTGATGTACGCGGAGAGCGTGGCGGTCCGGGTCGCCTCGGCGGTCGACCTGGCCCGGCTGACGGCCGGGCAGGAACCGGTCTGA